In the Astatotilapia calliptera chromosome 5, fAstCal1.2, whole genome shotgun sequence genome, one interval contains:
- the LOC113022632 gene encoding natural resistance-associated macrophage protein 2-like isoform X4, with product MEGARHEKSKLKDSPQENGVHTNQYSSISPPASPVAQDEPFSTYFEERVPIPDSENQLFSFRKLWAFTGPGFLMSIAYLDPGNIESDLQSGAAAGFKLLWVLLVSTIIGLLLQRLAARLGVVTGMHLAEVCNRQYSTVPRIILWLMVELAIIGSDMQEVIGCAIALNLLSVGRIPLWGGVLITITDTFVFLFLDKYGLRKLEAFFGFLITIMALSFGYEYVLVKPDQGELLKGMFVPYCAGCGPVQLEQAVGIVGAVIMPHNIYLHSALVKSREVDRKNKKEVKEANKYFFIESAIALFVSFLINVFVVAVFAQAFYSKSNMDVNAMCNKTGSPHTDLFPLNNNTLEVDIYKGGIVLGCFFGPAALYIWAIGILAAGQSSTMTGTYSGQFVMEGFLNLRWSRFARVLLTRSIAITPTLLVAIFQDVHHLTGMNDFLNVLQSLQLPFALIPILTFTSLKSIMNDFANGLGWKISGGILILGVCAINIYFVIVYVTALNSVVLYVLAALLSVAYLAFVAYLAWHCLVALGVSCLDCCSRVSNRPAVLIEEQSEYDS from the exons ATGGAGGGGGCAAGACATGAAAAGTCCAAACTCA AGGACTCCCCTCAGGAGAATGGAGTCCACACAAACCAGTACAGCTCCATCTCCCCTCCTGCTTCACCTGTGGCCCAGGATGAACCCTTCTCCACATACTTTGAAGAGAGGGTGCCCATTCCAGACAGTGAAAACCAG tTGTTCAGTTTCCGTAAGCTCTGGGCTTTCACTGGACCGGGGTTTTTGATGAGCATTGCTTATCTGGATCCGGGGAACATCGAATCAGACCTGCAGTCTGGAGCTGCAGCTGGCTTTAAG CTCCTATGGGTTCTCCTTGTATCCACTATCATCGGGCTGCTGTTGCAGAGGCTGGCTGCTCGCCTCGGGGTGGTCACAGGGATGCACCTGGCTGAAGTCTGCAACCGCCAGTATTCCACC GTTCCTCGCATCATCCTctggctgatggtggaactGGCCATTATTGGCTCAGACATGCAGGAGGTCATTGGCTGTGCCATAGCTCTCAACCTCCTTTCTGTGGGCAG GATCCCACTGTGGGGAGGAGTTCTCATCACCATCACAGACACATTCGTGTTCCTCTTTTTAGACAAATATG GACTGAGGAAACTTGAAGCTTTCTTTGGCTTTCTGATCACTATAATGGCTCTTAGTTTTGGTTATGAG TATGTGCTGGTAAAACCGGACCAGGGGGAGTTGCTGAAGGGTATGTTTGTACCCTACTGTGCCGGCTGTGGGCCTGTGCAGCTGGAGCAGGCAGTGGGAATTGTAGGTGCTGTCATCATGCCCCACAACATCTACCTGCATTCAGCCTTGGTCAAG TCTCGGGAAGTCGACcgcaaaaataaaaaggaagtcAAGGAAGCCAACAAGTACTTCTTCATTGAGTCGGCTATCGCCCTCTTTGTCTCCTTCCTCATCAATGTGTTTGTCGTCGCAGTCTTTGCTCAGGCCTTCTACAGTAAATCCAACATGGACGTG AATGCAATGTGCAATAAAACTGGCAGCCCTCACACAGATCTCTTCCCTCTTAACAACAACACACTCGAAGTGGACATTTACAAAGGG GGGATCGTCCTGGGGTGTTTCTTTGGACCAGCAGCTCTCTACATCTGGGCTATCGGTATTCTGGCAGCTGGACAGAGCTCCACCATGACGGGCACGTACTCTGGACAGTTTGTGATGGAG GGTTTCCTGAACCTGCGGTGGTCTCGTTTTGCACGGGTGCTGCTGACCCGCTCCATCGCCATCACGCCTACACTGCTGGTCGCCATTTTCCAGGATGTTCACCATTTGACTGGGATGAATGACTTTCTGAATGTGCTGCAGAGCCTGCAG CTTCCATTTGCTTTGATCCCAATTCTGACCTTCACAAGTCTGAAATCCATAATGAACGACTTTGCTAACGGATT GGGGTGGAAGATTTCGGGAGGTATCCTCATCCTGGGCGTTTGTGCAATCAACATAtattttgtgattgtttatgtgaCGGCCCTGAACAGCGTGGTGCTCTATGTTTTAGCTGCTCTCCTCTCTGTAGCCTATCTGGCCTTTGTGGCATACCTG GCTTGGCACTGTCTGGTTGCCCTGGGCGTCTCCTGCCTGGACTGTTGTAGCAGGGTAAGCAATCGGCCCGCTGTGCTCATAGAGGAGCAGTCAGAGTACGACTCCTAA
- the LOC113022632 gene encoding natural resistance-associated macrophage protein 2-like isoform X3, whose product MKPKQDGDLLEEDSPQENGVHTNQYSSISPPASPVAQDEPFSTYFEERVPIPDSENQLFSFRKLWAFTGPGFLMSIAYLDPGNIESDLQSGAAAGFKLLWVLLVSTIIGLLLQRLAARLGVVTGMHLAEVCNRQYSTVPRIILWLMVELAIIGSDMQEVIGCAIALNLLSVGRIPLWGGVLITITDTFVFLFLDKYGLRKLEAFFGFLITIMALSFGYEYVLVKPDQGELLKGMFVPYCAGCGPVQLEQAVGIVGAVIMPHNIYLHSALVKSREVDRKNKKEVKEANKYFFIESAIALFVSFLINVFVVAVFAQAFYSKSNMDVNAMCNKTGSPHTDLFPLNNNTLEVDIYKGGIVLGCFFGPAALYIWAIGILAAGQSSTMTGTYSGQFVMEGFLNLRWSRFARVLLTRSIAITPTLLVAIFQDVHHLTGMNDFLNVLQSLQLPFALIPILTFTSLKSIMNDFANGLGWKISGGILILGVCAINIYFVIVYVTALNSVVLYVLAALLSVAYLAFVAYLAWHCLVALGVSCLDCCSRVSNRPAVLIEEQSEYDS is encoded by the exons ATGAAGCCCAAGCAAGACGGAGACCTCCTGGAAG AGGACTCCCCTCAGGAGAATGGAGTCCACACAAACCAGTACAGCTCCATCTCCCCTCCTGCTTCACCTGTGGCCCAGGATGAACCCTTCTCCACATACTTTGAAGAGAGGGTGCCCATTCCAGACAGTGAAAACCAG tTGTTCAGTTTCCGTAAGCTCTGGGCTTTCACTGGACCGGGGTTTTTGATGAGCATTGCTTATCTGGATCCGGGGAACATCGAATCAGACCTGCAGTCTGGAGCTGCAGCTGGCTTTAAG CTCCTATGGGTTCTCCTTGTATCCACTATCATCGGGCTGCTGTTGCAGAGGCTGGCTGCTCGCCTCGGGGTGGTCACAGGGATGCACCTGGCTGAAGTCTGCAACCGCCAGTATTCCACC GTTCCTCGCATCATCCTctggctgatggtggaactGGCCATTATTGGCTCAGACATGCAGGAGGTCATTGGCTGTGCCATAGCTCTCAACCTCCTTTCTGTGGGCAG GATCCCACTGTGGGGAGGAGTTCTCATCACCATCACAGACACATTCGTGTTCCTCTTTTTAGACAAATATG GACTGAGGAAACTTGAAGCTTTCTTTGGCTTTCTGATCACTATAATGGCTCTTAGTTTTGGTTATGAG TATGTGCTGGTAAAACCGGACCAGGGGGAGTTGCTGAAGGGTATGTTTGTACCCTACTGTGCCGGCTGTGGGCCTGTGCAGCTGGAGCAGGCAGTGGGAATTGTAGGTGCTGTCATCATGCCCCACAACATCTACCTGCATTCAGCCTTGGTCAAG TCTCGGGAAGTCGACcgcaaaaataaaaaggaagtcAAGGAAGCCAACAAGTACTTCTTCATTGAGTCGGCTATCGCCCTCTTTGTCTCCTTCCTCATCAATGTGTTTGTCGTCGCAGTCTTTGCTCAGGCCTTCTACAGTAAATCCAACATGGACGTG AATGCAATGTGCAATAAAACTGGCAGCCCTCACACAGATCTCTTCCCTCTTAACAACAACACACTCGAAGTGGACATTTACAAAGGG GGGATCGTCCTGGGGTGTTTCTTTGGACCAGCAGCTCTCTACATCTGGGCTATCGGTATTCTGGCAGCTGGACAGAGCTCCACCATGACGGGCACGTACTCTGGACAGTTTGTGATGGAG GGTTTCCTGAACCTGCGGTGGTCTCGTTTTGCACGGGTGCTGCTGACCCGCTCCATCGCCATCACGCCTACACTGCTGGTCGCCATTTTCCAGGATGTTCACCATTTGACTGGGATGAATGACTTTCTGAATGTGCTGCAGAGCCTGCAG CTTCCATTTGCTTTGATCCCAATTCTGACCTTCACAAGTCTGAAATCCATAATGAACGACTTTGCTAACGGATT GGGGTGGAAGATTTCGGGAGGTATCCTCATCCTGGGCGTTTGTGCAATCAACATAtattttgtgattgtttatgtgaCGGCCCTGAACAGCGTGGTGCTCTATGTTTTAGCTGCTCTCCTCTCTGTAGCCTATCTGGCCTTTGTGGCATACCTG GCTTGGCACTGTCTGGTTGCCCTGGGCGTCTCCTGCCTGGACTGTTGTAGCAGGGTAAGCAATCGGCCCGCTGTGCTCATAGAGGAGCAGTCAGAGTACGACTCCTAA
- the LOC113022632 gene encoding natural resistance-associated macrophage protein 2-like isoform X2 — protein MEGARHEKSKLKDSPQENGVHTNQYSSISPPASPVAQDEPFSTYFEERVPIPDSENQLFSFRKLWAFTGPGFLMSIAYLDPGNIESDLQSGAAAGFKLLWVLLVSTIIGLLLQRLAARLGVVTGMHLAEVCNRQYSTVPRIILWLMVELAIIGSDMQEVIGCAIALNLLSVGRIPLWGGVLITITDTFVFLFLDKYGLRKLEAFFGFLITIMALSFGYEYVLVKPDQGELLKGMFVPYCAGCGPVQLEQAVGIVGAVIMPHNIYLHSALVKSREVDRKNKKEVKEANKYFFIESAIALFVSFLINVFVVAVFAQAFYSKSNMDVNAMCNKTGSPHTDLFPLNNNTLEVDIYKGGIVLGCFFGPAALYIWAIGILAAGQSSTMTGTYSGQFVMEGFLNLRWSRFARVLLTRSIAITPTLLVAIFQDVHHLTGMNDFLNVLQSLQLPFALIPILTFTSLKSIMNDFANGLGWKISGGILILGVCAINIYFVIVYVTALNSVVLYVLAALLSVAYLAFVAYLAWHCLVALGVSCLDCCSRMQLGVSRHTDMYLLNDMDSNALVDR, from the exons ATGGAGGGGGCAAGACATGAAAAGTCCAAACTCA AGGACTCCCCTCAGGAGAATGGAGTCCACACAAACCAGTACAGCTCCATCTCCCCTCCTGCTTCACCTGTGGCCCAGGATGAACCCTTCTCCACATACTTTGAAGAGAGGGTGCCCATTCCAGACAGTGAAAACCAG tTGTTCAGTTTCCGTAAGCTCTGGGCTTTCACTGGACCGGGGTTTTTGATGAGCATTGCTTATCTGGATCCGGGGAACATCGAATCAGACCTGCAGTCTGGAGCTGCAGCTGGCTTTAAG CTCCTATGGGTTCTCCTTGTATCCACTATCATCGGGCTGCTGTTGCAGAGGCTGGCTGCTCGCCTCGGGGTGGTCACAGGGATGCACCTGGCTGAAGTCTGCAACCGCCAGTATTCCACC GTTCCTCGCATCATCCTctggctgatggtggaactGGCCATTATTGGCTCAGACATGCAGGAGGTCATTGGCTGTGCCATAGCTCTCAACCTCCTTTCTGTGGGCAG GATCCCACTGTGGGGAGGAGTTCTCATCACCATCACAGACACATTCGTGTTCCTCTTTTTAGACAAATATG GACTGAGGAAACTTGAAGCTTTCTTTGGCTTTCTGATCACTATAATGGCTCTTAGTTTTGGTTATGAG TATGTGCTGGTAAAACCGGACCAGGGGGAGTTGCTGAAGGGTATGTTTGTACCCTACTGTGCCGGCTGTGGGCCTGTGCAGCTGGAGCAGGCAGTGGGAATTGTAGGTGCTGTCATCATGCCCCACAACATCTACCTGCATTCAGCCTTGGTCAAG TCTCGGGAAGTCGACcgcaaaaataaaaaggaagtcAAGGAAGCCAACAAGTACTTCTTCATTGAGTCGGCTATCGCCCTCTTTGTCTCCTTCCTCATCAATGTGTTTGTCGTCGCAGTCTTTGCTCAGGCCTTCTACAGTAAATCCAACATGGACGTG AATGCAATGTGCAATAAAACTGGCAGCCCTCACACAGATCTCTTCCCTCTTAACAACAACACACTCGAAGTGGACATTTACAAAGGG GGGATCGTCCTGGGGTGTTTCTTTGGACCAGCAGCTCTCTACATCTGGGCTATCGGTATTCTGGCAGCTGGACAGAGCTCCACCATGACGGGCACGTACTCTGGACAGTTTGTGATGGAG GGTTTCCTGAACCTGCGGTGGTCTCGTTTTGCACGGGTGCTGCTGACCCGCTCCATCGCCATCACGCCTACACTGCTGGTCGCCATTTTCCAGGATGTTCACCATTTGACTGGGATGAATGACTTTCTGAATGTGCTGCAGAGCCTGCAG CTTCCATTTGCTTTGATCCCAATTCTGACCTTCACAAGTCTGAAATCCATAATGAACGACTTTGCTAACGGATT GGGGTGGAAGATTTCGGGAGGTATCCTCATCCTGGGCGTTTGTGCAATCAACATAtattttgtgattgtttatgtgaCGGCCCTGAACAGCGTGGTGCTCTATGTTTTAGCTGCTCTCCTCTCTGTAGCCTATCTGGCCTTTGTGGCATACCTG GCTTGGCACTGTCTGGTTGCCCTGGGCGTCTCCTGCCTGGACTGTTGTAGCAGG ATGCAGCTGGGTGTGTCGCGTCACACAGACATGTACTTACTGAACGATATGGACTCTAATGCATTGGTGGACAGATGA
- the LOC113022632 gene encoding natural resistance-associated macrophage protein 2-like isoform X1 produces the protein MKPKQDGDLLEEDSPQENGVHTNQYSSISPPASPVAQDEPFSTYFEERVPIPDSENQLFSFRKLWAFTGPGFLMSIAYLDPGNIESDLQSGAAAGFKLLWVLLVSTIIGLLLQRLAARLGVVTGMHLAEVCNRQYSTVPRIILWLMVELAIIGSDMQEVIGCAIALNLLSVGRIPLWGGVLITITDTFVFLFLDKYGLRKLEAFFGFLITIMALSFGYEYVLVKPDQGELLKGMFVPYCAGCGPVQLEQAVGIVGAVIMPHNIYLHSALVKSREVDRKNKKEVKEANKYFFIESAIALFVSFLINVFVVAVFAQAFYSKSNMDVNAMCNKTGSPHTDLFPLNNNTLEVDIYKGGIVLGCFFGPAALYIWAIGILAAGQSSTMTGTYSGQFVMEGFLNLRWSRFARVLLTRSIAITPTLLVAIFQDVHHLTGMNDFLNVLQSLQLPFALIPILTFTSLKSIMNDFANGLGWKISGGILILGVCAINIYFVIVYVTALNSVVLYVLAALLSVAYLAFVAYLAWHCLVALGVSCLDCCSRMQLGVSRHTDMYLLNDMDSNALVDR, from the exons ATGAAGCCCAAGCAAGACGGAGACCTCCTGGAAG AGGACTCCCCTCAGGAGAATGGAGTCCACACAAACCAGTACAGCTCCATCTCCCCTCCTGCTTCACCTGTGGCCCAGGATGAACCCTTCTCCACATACTTTGAAGAGAGGGTGCCCATTCCAGACAGTGAAAACCAG tTGTTCAGTTTCCGTAAGCTCTGGGCTTTCACTGGACCGGGGTTTTTGATGAGCATTGCTTATCTGGATCCGGGGAACATCGAATCAGACCTGCAGTCTGGAGCTGCAGCTGGCTTTAAG CTCCTATGGGTTCTCCTTGTATCCACTATCATCGGGCTGCTGTTGCAGAGGCTGGCTGCTCGCCTCGGGGTGGTCACAGGGATGCACCTGGCTGAAGTCTGCAACCGCCAGTATTCCACC GTTCCTCGCATCATCCTctggctgatggtggaactGGCCATTATTGGCTCAGACATGCAGGAGGTCATTGGCTGTGCCATAGCTCTCAACCTCCTTTCTGTGGGCAG GATCCCACTGTGGGGAGGAGTTCTCATCACCATCACAGACACATTCGTGTTCCTCTTTTTAGACAAATATG GACTGAGGAAACTTGAAGCTTTCTTTGGCTTTCTGATCACTATAATGGCTCTTAGTTTTGGTTATGAG TATGTGCTGGTAAAACCGGACCAGGGGGAGTTGCTGAAGGGTATGTTTGTACCCTACTGTGCCGGCTGTGGGCCTGTGCAGCTGGAGCAGGCAGTGGGAATTGTAGGTGCTGTCATCATGCCCCACAACATCTACCTGCATTCAGCCTTGGTCAAG TCTCGGGAAGTCGACcgcaaaaataaaaaggaagtcAAGGAAGCCAACAAGTACTTCTTCATTGAGTCGGCTATCGCCCTCTTTGTCTCCTTCCTCATCAATGTGTTTGTCGTCGCAGTCTTTGCTCAGGCCTTCTACAGTAAATCCAACATGGACGTG AATGCAATGTGCAATAAAACTGGCAGCCCTCACACAGATCTCTTCCCTCTTAACAACAACACACTCGAAGTGGACATTTACAAAGGG GGGATCGTCCTGGGGTGTTTCTTTGGACCAGCAGCTCTCTACATCTGGGCTATCGGTATTCTGGCAGCTGGACAGAGCTCCACCATGACGGGCACGTACTCTGGACAGTTTGTGATGGAG GGTTTCCTGAACCTGCGGTGGTCTCGTTTTGCACGGGTGCTGCTGACCCGCTCCATCGCCATCACGCCTACACTGCTGGTCGCCATTTTCCAGGATGTTCACCATTTGACTGGGATGAATGACTTTCTGAATGTGCTGCAGAGCCTGCAG CTTCCATTTGCTTTGATCCCAATTCTGACCTTCACAAGTCTGAAATCCATAATGAACGACTTTGCTAACGGATT GGGGTGGAAGATTTCGGGAGGTATCCTCATCCTGGGCGTTTGTGCAATCAACATAtattttgtgattgtttatgtgaCGGCCCTGAACAGCGTGGTGCTCTATGTTTTAGCTGCTCTCCTCTCTGTAGCCTATCTGGCCTTTGTGGCATACCTG GCTTGGCACTGTCTGGTTGCCCTGGGCGTCTCCTGCCTGGACTGTTGTAGCAGG ATGCAGCTGGGTGTGTCGCGTCACACAGACATGTACTTACTGAACGATATGGACTCTAATGCATTGGTGGACAGATGA